The stretch of DNA atttattaattacctgttattattttatatataaattgaaataataaaattagactTACCATGTGTGGCATCCAACATATAACAAATGATATTGATAATACAGCCATCAGCCTTGCGAATGCTCTTTCTTCGGTCGTAGCGACGACTTCTGATCGATTTGGAGCGGCTATGGTCAACAGTGGTTTTATTCTCGACGAAGCTTTAGAGATTCGTCCTAGAGCGCTAGCTCGATGGCTCAATTTACTCAAAGCTCTAAAAACCGCCAAATTACACCAAACGATGGACAAACATAAGAGCGTAcctgtaataataatcaaaagataatttttttaacttactGATTTGTTGtcgaaaatagaaaataaaagtaaaagaaagaataatttaaagaacaaACAGcgctacatttttttatcggtAAATGTTATCTGCTAATTCACTTACCGAGAATGAACCATACGTAAGCGTAAGCGACGTCGGCCGGCTCAATAGCCTCTCTGTAACGAACGCATCGTTCATTTTTGTAGTACAATCCGAAGCCCATAACTGGAAGACTAGTCATCCCTAGCGCAACCAACCAAAGCGCCAACATACAACGAACAATTACCGGATACGTCACCTGCTGGAAGATACATGCGTGTCATCCATTAAGACATTAAAATACGACGATGCAAATATCGATCCTTTCTGAAAGAAGCTGGAGAATTGTCTTGGCTGCTTTATcagaagaaagagaggaaagagcAAGTAATGTATATCttctcatatataaaatttaaaatattctgtctattgaaaaattaatatagatataaaaattatcaattattatatacacatcTTTCCGCAGTTTTAActtaaaaaagttgtttttcttaaaaaaatcaaatcaataTCTCGGCATCTCAAATTTCTATTGCGtctcacatatttatatttattaaactatttatatctttaaaaataaaattccttCGTTCTGAGACTCCTAAGAAAGACTCCTGAGAATGCTGAATTTACTACTCCCAATGCTCGTATAAATCGTTCTTACTTTTTCTTCCGTGTTATATGATTTCGATCGAGATTTATGCACTTGCATAATCTTCAGGGACActacaaaaaaatcaaaagagaAGAGACTAGGAAAATTCTGGAAGCaatctaatagatataaataaacaattgaaaaagatGAGACTATCATTATAGTGTGTCTGACATTTCGTTAAATAGGCCAACTCTGACATAAGAGACATAACATACGTGCGTGCTGATTTTCTGCTTTGAAGCTGCGTCAATTCGGACATTTCGAGAACATCGTCGAATATTCTCGAaatatttgcagaattttcAAGGACAATTACTTGCTTTTGAAGCCGGCAAAATTAATACTCATCCCGAATTAAACCGCGTCTGCGAGAGCGATCAGAAAATAGACCAGCATCGTTAAATCTCTATTCTTCGCCATTggctttatattaattttatacgtacGATGATGTGCACGCCGAGATAATATCGCGAAAATGGAACGTGCTGTTTACTATCGAGAGCATTATCTTGCAGCAAATGTTGTcactttaattctttaattatatatttgctcaAAAGAGCATGATTATTCTCTcgaaattaattctatttacGGCAAATTACATCGCACTGTGAAAAAGTGTACCATAAAAAAGCGGAAAGCAAACTATAATGCTGATCGCCAATATCAGGTGTTTGTTCGTATAAGTGATATTGATTAACAATTAAGGAGGACGCATTAAAGCTCTAGAGTTTAACTGCGTATTATTTCTcggaaaatacattttgtgtgctctataaattttgaattatcgATCGCGATTTTTGCAAGAAGACTTATAGTGAAATATAGGCGTTTGAAGTGTtgcaaactaaaataaattttaagtttaatatcaattttaatttttactccactttcctttatttttattaaatttctaagtcGTAATtaccataataataattaataaaattgaattggtTAATTTATCGTAATTGTATCTTTGATAGGAATTTCATAGATATggattacaaaatttattatattacggaACATTACCGAGGAAAAACGTTAGGCGGGTTCTTTCCCTGAAAAGACAATATTTGATGGAGTGCGACGCAACAGTAGCATTAATCAGCCCCAATTAATTGCAATCTTGTGTACTGATCTAAGATGCCGTCTAAAGATGATAACGACGAAAATTGTCGTTTATTATTAGATAGCACAAAATATCAAGCTCATCTTTCATATTATGATCGATATTTACTTAATTAGTGATTCTCTATGAAAAAAcgtctaatttttttatcggagCGGCAATTCGggtacttttttaaaaataaatttagtgatataatttatacgaaAACAGATTGTTGAACTATCATCAGGGTTTTCTATCCTTTCACATTTTCATCGTAAAATGTGGTCACTTTATAAGCGTCGTAAACTCTAAAATGTTTCTATAGCGCACGTGTGTAAATTTCCTCACGCTAGCTTGTTCGCATAAAACAAAATCACgttgtaaattataatgtgcagtttaatttaattatgtacttATGCTCAATCTACTgacaattgatttattattaaaaataaaaaaatttattgcttcaACAGTTCAATatgtaatttctttatttgttttatatgagGACAgacttttattgtttattctattaaaaaaattttttttattatcattagatGAGACCAACACTTTCTACTAGAGCTAATAAAGAGCTAATTAGCACTAATTAGTGAACAGTGGATATGTTGTCCGtaatttgcattatattaGTGTGTcatcaaattaatatacaagtCAACGCCCAACGcgtaaataaatgtgaatattatgCGCGATATATCTTCGTGCGATTTTATATTCGATGCACTGAAATATATACGATGCCaagaaattcttaaaaatttcaatgcgaaGGTCTCTTCGATTCTATCAGAGATTGCACGTGCCGCGATCGACTAGCCGACTTCTCGGCCACGGTCGAGGATAAAATATGAGTGATAGCAACATAATAATAGAAACActcattattcttatttactacactttatgtgtatataagtaaaaatctgcattttgtatttttgcataatatactgcagatttttacttattatcgCAGAATCGGCGCGTCACGCATATGTGACGCTGATGGCGAACGtgttaatatctcaattattattgcgaaaattgcaaagcgGTAAAGGATTGTTCAGTTTACCGCGTTCTATCTGTACACGAGTGTTTGGACAAACATTATGAAGCACCTTGTATAtagaaataacataaatatagtGAGTTACTTTCTAACTAGGTACTTTTTAATCAAAGAAGAGTTGAATACTCTTACAAATTTCTGAATAACTTCCcttgaaaagaattttgattACAGCAATTACAGTATCATTCTGAAGCTAGGCTTACCTTTTGATAAACGAACGGTCTAGTCAAGGCCAACCATCTTTCTGCCGCCATAACGATGGCAACGCACCCGCTGAAAAGACCAAAAAGTCGCCAGACAACCCGCAGGGAACAAAATGCTCTTGTGGACGTAATACCGCCTACATAAATTGTTACGTACATCTGCACCAACATCCCCAATAGCGCCATCAGGTCATTGGTCGCTAAACAACGTAACATTAATAGATGTTTTCTGTTCCGTCTCtgaaataaagcaataaaagaaTGAAACATTATCCAAGTTTAGTACGGAAGAGGAAAcgtttaaacaaaattaaaagccGGAGTTtagattacatttttattattttttatttttatacaattaataaatctattaataatgtacactatttatttatcaagatatACTTCAGATAAATATTGTACTCATTCGATcgtttagtaaaaaaatatacaaagtcTTGGTATTAAAAGGCATAATTTCTCATTGAAGAATATAAGTTTGTAAGGAATCGATTGTCAGGGTTAATC from Linepithema humile isolate Giens D197 chromosome 2, Lhum_UNIL_v1.0, whole genome shotgun sequence encodes:
- the LOC105667784 gene encoding prostaglandin E2 receptor EP3 subtype isoform X2 encodes the protein MLANNWQNDTLSSITFNITTMMPDIVTKAPKRHVTFASQLVLTLVYITGVIGNVSALIILLHKDKRRNRKHLLMLRCLATNDLMALLGMLVQMYVTIYVGGITSTRAFCSLRVVWRLFGLFSGCVAIVMAAERWLALTRPFVYQKVTYPVIVRCMLALWLVALGMTSLPVMGFGLYYKNERCVRYREAIEPADVAYAYVWFILGTLLCLSIVWCNLAVFRALSKLSHRASALGRISKASSRIKPLLTIAAPNRSEVVATTEERAFARLMAVLSISFVICWMPHMLSIPLAQVAMQLPPTAVITRKCIRIFYIIADILLCVHFTLDPYIYVLLRIPRPRFQLLKPLCKICWPDRSRSNSFTGTTDHQCSSGGPPTPITEAPSTPVSEVHNSHLIGGSL
- the LOC105667784 gene encoding prostaglandin E2 receptor EP2 subtype isoform X1, which produces MLANNWQNDTLSSITFNITTMMPDIVTKAPKRHVTFASQLVLTLVYITGVIGNVSALIILLHKDKRRNRKHLLMLRCLATNDLMALLGMLVQMYVTIYVGGITSTRAFCSLRVVWRLFGLFSGCVAIVMAAERWLALTRPFVYQKQVTYPVIVRCMLALWLVALGMTSLPVMGFGLYYKNERCVRYREAIEPADVAYAYVWFILGTLLCLSIVWCNLAVFRALSKLSHRASALGRISKASSRIKPLLTIAAPNRSEVVATTEERAFARLMAVLSISFVICWMPHMLSIPLAQVAMQLPPTAVITRKCIRIFYIIADILLCVHFTLDPYIYVLLRIPRPRFQLLKPLCKICWPDRSRSNSFTGTTDHQCSSGGPPTPITEAPSTPVSEVHNSHLIGGSL